One genomic segment of Oleidesulfovibrio alaskensis DSM 16109 includes these proteins:
- the flhB gene encoding flagellar biosynthesis protein FlhB codes for MPQQDPSRTEQATPKRRRKARGEGNVPKSQEVPKTFVTMAGTIALYVYMDHIASEMMGLYEHFFRNAVMFEATPQAVYDLLLWISGKLALMLLPIMLFLALVAYVVIRLQVGKLWAPKVFKPKFARFNLIKGLKRLFISPQTLIRLGKSILMAAVIGIAPYIVIRNEMHHFLPLFYATPTAIGVYMLEMGMKMVKYAMLPMLVIAIADLWYTRWDYEENLKMTKDEVKDERKQAEGDPAVKAQQRQKMMEVMAQRMLENVPKADVVVTNPTHYAVALRYDAVEAPAPVVLAKGVDHLAERIKEVAREHRVPIRENVPLARALYRQVEVGDMIPEELYQAVASLLASLMKFKARPQGR; via the coding sequence ATGCCGCAGCAAGACCCGAGCAGAACAGAACAAGCCACCCCGAAACGCAGGCGTAAAGCGCGGGGTGAAGGTAATGTGCCCAAATCGCAGGAGGTGCCCAAAACCTTTGTGACCATGGCGGGCACCATAGCGCTGTATGTGTACATGGACCATATCGCCAGCGAGATGATGGGGCTGTACGAACATTTTTTCCGCAATGCCGTGATGTTCGAGGCAACACCGCAGGCCGTTTATGATCTGCTGCTCTGGATTTCGGGCAAGCTGGCGCTCATGCTGCTGCCCATCATGCTGTTTCTCGCGCTTGTGGCGTATGTGGTCATCCGTCTGCAGGTGGGCAAACTGTGGGCGCCCAAAGTTTTTAAACCAAAATTTGCGCGGTTCAACCTTATCAAGGGGTTGAAACGTCTTTTCATATCGCCGCAGACACTGATCCGGCTGGGCAAAAGCATACTGATGGCTGCGGTCATCGGTATTGCGCCGTACATTGTCATCCGCAACGAGATGCATCACTTTCTGCCGCTGTTTTACGCCACACCCACCGCCATAGGGGTGTACATGCTGGAAATGGGCATGAAAATGGTCAAGTACGCCATGCTGCCCATGCTGGTTATAGCCATCGCCGACCTGTGGTACACTAGGTGGGATTATGAAGAAAATCTGAAAATGACCAAGGATGAGGTGAAGGACGAACGCAAGCAGGCCGAAGGCGACCCCGCGGTGAAAGCGCAGCAGCGTCAGAAGATGATGGAGGTCATGGCCCAGCGCATGCTGGAGAATGTGCCCAAAGCGGACGTTGTGGTGACCAACCCCACGCACTATGCCGTGGCGCTGCGCTACGATGCCGTGGAAGCTCCTGCGCCTGTGGTGCTGGCAAAAGGGGTGGATCATCTGGCCGAGCGCATCAAGGAAGTGGCCCGCGAGCACCGGGTGCCCATCCGGGAGAACGTGCCGCTGGCACGGGCCTTGTATAGGCAGGTGGAGGTGGGGGACATGATCCCTGAGGAACTCTATCAGGCAGTGGCTTCGCTGCTGGCTTCACTGATGAAATTCAAGGCCCGCCCGCAGGGGCGGTAA
- the flhA gene encoding flagellar biosynthesis protein FlhA yields MADVGTAPRIDYERFSKHGDVLLAGGVVVILFVMLIPMPTIVMDIMLSLSISLALLVLVTSMFMLSPLEFSIFPSLLLVTTLLRLALNVASTRLILLHGDEGTDAAGSVIQSFGEFVVGGSYIIGIVIFLILFILNKMVITSGTTRIAEVAARFTLDAMPGKQMAIEADLNAGLIDETEATRRRENIRKEADFYGAMDGAGKFVQGDVSAGMFITMVNIIGGILIGVLQKDMTWQDAMTVYTLLTIGDGLVSTIPSIIISTSAGIIVSRAASEAKMGEEFIGQLTFNSRALKLVSGVLLVFALVPGMPFIPFVIFASLLFFISRVVGGASDDVAERSGAAGKAGVKGGAPGGALDSPEEVQALLPLDVLELEVGYGLIPLVDEEQDGNLLSRIRSIRRQFALDMGVVIPSLHLRDNLQLKPGQYTLLIKGNEVASAEILIDHYLAMDPGDARHRIKGIETREPAFNLPALWIPESQKEEAMLAGYTVVDPATVIATHLTEVFRRNLGSFLGRQEVQNLLDNLAKHSPKAVEELVPGILSLGVVQKVLQNLLRENVSIRDLLSIVEALADYGPGVKDADTLTEYVRERLARTIVKPYMDSQGQLPIVTLDPGVEKTLQEAIRHTDGGAYLAMDPGRAHQLIQRVNAAVEGAVGTDGQPVLLSSPVVRPHLAQLLQRFLPTVPVISQAEIPADIRLTAVANVVLD; encoded by the coding sequence ATGGCGGATGTAGGAACAGCACCCAGAATAGATTACGAGCGCTTCTCCAAGCACGGCGATGTCCTGCTCGCCGGCGGCGTGGTGGTGATTCTGTTCGTCATGCTCATTCCCATGCCCACCATTGTCATGGACATCATGCTGTCGCTCAGCATTTCGCTGGCGCTGCTGGTGCTTGTGACTTCCATGTTCATGCTTTCCCCGCTTGAATTTTCCATTTTTCCTTCGCTTCTGCTGGTTACCACGCTGCTGCGTCTTGCTCTTAACGTGGCAAGTACCCGTCTTATTCTGCTGCACGGTGACGAAGGCACAGATGCGGCCGGTTCCGTTATCCAGTCCTTCGGCGAATTTGTTGTCGGCGGCAGTTATATCATCGGTATCGTGATTTTTCTTATTCTGTTCATTCTGAACAAAATGGTTATCACCAGCGGTACCACGCGTATCGCGGAAGTGGCGGCACGTTTTACCCTTGATGCCATGCCCGGCAAGCAGATGGCCATCGAAGCCGACCTGAACGCCGGACTCATAGACGAGACGGAAGCCACGCGGCGGCGTGAGAATATCCGCAAGGAGGCTGATTTCTACGGCGCCATGGACGGTGCCGGCAAGTTTGTTCAGGGCGATGTGAGCGCGGGCATGTTCATCACCATGGTGAACATCATCGGGGGTATTCTCATCGGCGTGCTGCAGAAGGACATGACATGGCAGGACGCCATGACCGTGTACACGCTGCTGACCATCGGTGACGGTCTGGTCTCCACCATTCCCTCCATCATCATTTCCACCTCTGCGGGTATCATTGTTTCGCGTGCCGCTTCCGAAGCCAAAATGGGCGAGGAATTCATAGGCCAGCTGACGTTCAACTCCCGCGCGCTCAAACTGGTTTCCGGCGTGCTGCTTGTTTTTGCACTGGTACCGGGCATGCCGTTCATCCCGTTTGTCATTTTTGCTTCGCTGCTGTTTTTTATCTCCAGAGTGGTCGGCGGTGCCAGCGACGATGTGGCCGAGCGCAGCGGTGCTGCGGGCAAGGCCGGTGTCAAGGGCGGCGCCCCCGGCGGTGCGCTGGACAGCCCGGAAGAGGTGCAGGCTCTGCTGCCGCTGGACGTGCTGGAACTGGAAGTGGGCTACGGACTTATTCCGCTTGTGGACGAGGAACAGGACGGCAACCTGCTCTCGCGCATCCGCTCCATCCGCCGGCAGTTCGCTCTGGATATGGGGGTTGTCATCCCCTCGCTGCACCTGCGCGACAACCTGCAGCTCAAGCCCGGTCAGTACACGCTGCTTATCAAGGGCAACGAGGTTGCCTCGGCAGAGATTCTCATCGACCATTATCTGGCCATGGACCCGGGCGACGCGCGGCACCGCATCAAGGGTATCGAAACGCGCGAACCGGCATTCAATCTGCCTGCGCTGTGGATTCCCGAGTCGCAGAAGGAAGAGGCCATGCTGGCCGGTTACACCGTGGTGGACCCCGCAACCGTCATTGCCACGCACCTGACCGAAGTGTTCCGGCGCAATCTCGGTTCGTTCCTCGGCCGTCAGGAAGTGCAGAACCTGCTGGACAACCTTGCCAAACATTCGCCCAAGGCGGTGGAAGAACTGGTGCCGGGCATCCTGTCGCTGGGTGTGGTGCAGAAAGTGCTGCAGAATCTGCTGCGCGAAAACGTATCCATACGCGACCTGCTCAGCATTGTGGAAGCGCTGGCAGACTACGGCCCGGGCGTAAAGGACGCCGATACGCTGACGGAATACGTGCGCGAACGGCTTGCGCGGACCATCGTGAAGCCCTACATGGACAGCCAGGGGCAGCTGCCCATCGTGACACTGGACCCCGGCGTGGAGAAAACTTTGCAGGAGGCCATCCGTCATACCGACGGGGGGGCGTATCTGGCCATGGACCCCGGCAGGGCGCATCAGCTCATCCAGCGGGTGAATGCCGCCGTGGAAGGAGCCGTGGGTACCGACGGGCAGCCTGTGCTGCTGTCGTCTCCGGTGGTGCGGCCGCATCTGGCGCAGCTGCTCCAGAGGTTTCTGCCCACAGTTCCTGTTATTTCGCAGGCGGAAATTCCTGCTGACATACGGCTGACCGCCGTGGCAAACGTGGTGCTTGACTGA
- a CDS encoding flagellar biosynthesis protein FlhF: MQVRTFKGPSAKTVLDMIKAEIGPEAVILSSRDCSGDGVTWCEMTVGVEREAAAAPRMGRDEPAAGDHTPPAGWDEWHREWDEIKGHIMALMKPALRLDELAPRQRVALEYLEREGVEDNVILALYRRLRGAPSLSVLEPLSAVVPVKGWGGADWPQKMQIVCGPSGVGKTSAVVRMALALRRQNAGVRICVLNADSQRGSGRMVLRHYAELCGMGYHEISGPADAAALLGELDGYDKILVDTPVPGRGATLRSLLEETGLDVLEQQVPAAVQLVMSPLYGDAQISFFLRQYACGLPCGLVWTKLDEACNFGALINVPAASGLPVTALSFGSGLKNSLASARGTMIWRLVFKKQLPGDVAAR; this comes from the coding sequence ATGCAGGTGAGAACATTCAAAGGCCCCAGCGCCAAAACAGTGCTGGATATGATCAAGGCGGAGATCGGCCCCGAGGCGGTCATTCTGTCGTCACGCGACTGTTCCGGTGACGGGGTCACATGGTGCGAAATGACCGTGGGGGTGGAGCGTGAAGCCGCAGCCGCACCCCGCATGGGCCGGGACGAACCCGCAGCCGGTGATCATACGCCTCCGGCCGGATGGGATGAGTGGCACAGGGAATGGGACGAGATAAAAGGGCACATCATGGCGTTGATGAAGCCCGCCCTGCGCCTTGACGAGCTTGCCCCCCGCCAGCGGGTGGCGCTGGAATATCTGGAACGCGAAGGCGTTGAGGACAATGTGATTCTGGCCCTGTACAGAAGGCTGCGCGGTGCGCCCTCGCTGTCTGTACTTGAGCCGCTGTCCGCCGTGGTGCCGGTGAAAGGCTGGGGCGGGGCGGACTGGCCGCAGAAAATGCAGATAGTATGCGGGCCTTCCGGCGTGGGTAAAACCAGTGCCGTGGTGCGCATGGCGCTGGCACTCCGGCGACAGAATGCGGGGGTGCGCATCTGTGTGCTGAATGCGGACAGCCAGCGCGGCAGCGGCCGCATGGTGCTGCGCCATTATGCCGAACTGTGCGGCATGGGCTATCATGAAATTTCCGGCCCGGCAGACGCCGCTGCCTTGCTGGGTGAACTGGACGGATACGACAAGATTCTTGTGGATACTCCTGTTCCCGGACGCGGCGCAACGCTGCGCAGTCTGCTGGAAGAGACCGGTCTGGATGTGCTGGAGCAACAGGTGCCCGCAGCGGTGCAGCTGGTGATGTCGCCGCTGTACGGCGATGCCCAGATAAGTTTCTTTCTGCGGCAGTACGCGTGCGGACTGCCGTGCGGCCTTGTCTGGACGAAGCTGGACGAAGCCTGTAACTTCGGAGCGCTGATAAATGTTCCGGCGGCTTCGGGCCTGCCGGTGACGGCGCTTTCATTCGGTTCCGGCCTGAAGAATTCTCTGGCGTCCGCGCGCGGAACCATGATCTGGCGGCTGGTGTTTAAAAAACAGCTGCCGGGCGATGTGGCCGCACGCTGA
- a CDS encoding MinD/ParA family protein: MSAELPLVFSVTSGKGGVGKTNMSVNIACCLSRMGKRVVLLDADLGLANVDVVLGLAPPRNLFHLFHEGADLGSILCETPYGFRILPASSGVGEMLSLSTGQKLDLLEAMDVLEDSVDYLLVDTGAGINDNVLYFNIAAQERIVVLTPEPTSLTDAYALIKVMKLNHGVEHFKVLVNMAGDMKAAREVFSRLYKACDHFLSGVSLDLLGYVPRDRTVRRAVVEQTPFCVLDSRSPASLAVQKVAETVQTWDVSASLDGNIKFFWKKLLFR, encoded by the coding sequence ATGAGTGCTGAACTACCTCTGGTTTTTTCCGTCACCTCCGGCAAGGGCGGGGTGGGTAAAACCAATATGTCTGTGAACATAGCCTGCTGCCTGAGCCGCATGGGCAAGCGCGTGGTCCTGCTGGATGCCGACCTCGGGCTGGCCAACGTGGACGTGGTGCTGGGGCTTGCGCCGCCCAGAAACCTGTTTCACCTGTTTCACGAAGGGGCGGATCTGGGCAGCATTCTGTGCGAGACGCCTTACGGGTTCCGCATTCTGCCGGCTTCGTCGGGCGTGGGCGAAATGCTTTCGCTTTCCACCGGTCAAAAGCTTGACCTGCTGGAGGCCATGGACGTTCTTGAAGATTCTGTTGATTATCTGCTAGTGGACACTGGAGCAGGTATCAACGATAATGTACTGTATTTCAATATCGCCGCGCAGGAACGCATTGTCGTGCTGACGCCGGAGCCCACATCGCTGACCGATGCCTATGCGCTTATCAAGGTGATGAAGCTCAATCACGGCGTGGAACATTTCAAGGTGCTGGTGAACATGGCGGGCGACATGAAGGCCGCGCGCGAGGTTTTTTCCCGGCTGTACAAGGCCTGCGATCATTTTCTCAGCGGTGTGTCGCTGGATCTGCTGGGGTATGTGCCCCGCGACAGAACCGTGCGGCGGGCAGTGGTGGAGCAGACGCCGTTCTGCGTCCTCGACAGCCGGAGTCCGGCGAGTCTTGCCGTGCAGAAAGTGGCTGAAACAGTGCAAACATGGGACGTATCGGCGAGCTTAGATGGCAATATCAAGTTCTTCTGGAAAAAGCTCCTCTTCAGGTAA
- a CDS encoding FliA/WhiG family RNA polymerase sigma factor → MAISSSSGKSSSSGNQPWERLESGATAWPDFTPAEQEQVVRHYAPKIKFLALRLKGKLPKSVELNELISAGTLGLMEAFGKFQPKLGIKFDTYAENRIRGAMLDELRRLDWFPRSLRQRVRLLEDTINRLEHEKGRRPSEEELQKATGLEEKDLRSGLEALQNHLCISLDAIQETFAADGRDHLEGEPFHSTATQELIERIASLIDQLTPREKLVLSLYYSDELNMRETAEVMGVTEGRVSQLHSQALNRLRKQFHEQFGTQGAV, encoded by the coding sequence ATGGCAATATCAAGTTCTTCTGGAAAAAGCTCCTCTTCAGGTAATCAGCCCTGGGAACGGCTGGAGTCCGGTGCCACCGCGTGGCCCGACTTCACCCCCGCGGAACAGGAACAGGTGGTCAGGCACTATGCGCCCAAGATCAAGTTTCTGGCTTTGCGGCTCAAGGGCAAACTGCCGAAGAGTGTCGAACTGAACGAGCTGATCAGTGCCGGAACGCTGGGGCTTATGGAAGCCTTCGGCAAATTCCAGCCCAAGCTCGGTATCAAGTTTGACACCTATGCCGAAAACCGCATTCGCGGGGCCATGCTTGACGAGCTGCGCAGGCTGGACTGGTTTCCGCGAAGTCTGCGGCAGCGCGTGCGGCTGCTGGAAGACACTATAAACCGTCTGGAGCACGAAAAAGGGCGGCGTCCTTCGGAAGAAGAACTGCAGAAGGCCACGGGGCTTGAGGAAAAAGACCTGCGTAGTGGCCTGGAAGCATTGCAGAATCATCTTTGTATCAGTCTTGATGCCATTCAGGAGACCTTTGCCGCAGACGGCAGAGACCATCTTGAGGGCGAGCCCTTCCATTCTACAGCCACACAAGAGCTGATCGAGCGCATAGCTTCGCTTATAGATCAATTGACACCAAGGGAAAAGCTGGTATTGTCGCTATATTATAGTGATGAACTGAACATGCGGGAAACTGCCGAAGTAATGGGTGTTACCGAAGGCAGAGTGTCGCAGCTTCATTCTCAGGCTCTCAACCGGCTCCGCAAACAGTTTCATGAACAGTTTGGAACTCAGGGCGCCGTTTAA
- a CDS encoding chemotaxis response regulator CheY, with the protein MPYDPNMRVLVVDDFSTMRRIIKNILRQLGFNNVVEADDGTTAWDVLNKDKIDFIISDWNMPQMTGIDLLRKVRSSEEFADLPFLMVTAEAQQENIIEAVQAKVSNYIVKPFTAETMKQKIDKIFP; encoded by the coding sequence ATGCCTTATGATCCGAATATGCGTGTGCTGGTGGTAGACGATTTTTCGACCATGCGCAGAATCATCAAAAACATCCTGCGTCAGCTCGGGTTCAACAACGTGGTGGAAGCCGATGACGGAACAACCGCATGGGATGTTCTGAACAAAGATAAAATCGATTTCATCATCTCCGACTGGAATATGCCGCAGATGACCGGCATCGACCTGCTGCGCAAAGTCCGCTCCAGTGAAGAATTCGCTGACCTGCCTTTTCTTATGGTAACGGCAGAAGCACAGCAGGAAAACATCATCGAGGCTGTTCAGGCCAAGGTTTCCAACTATATCGTCAAGCCGTTCACTGCGGAAACCATGAAGCAGAAAATCGACAAGATTTTCCCGTAA
- a CDS encoding flagellar basal body-associated FliL family protein — MLLMLDDDPLGGEAGDSTQLDTEELQPVDASAGGDEKVELDLEDAPFLEEEEEPVEEPPSDDGGDGSLDIDADGGGKRKSGFSAAALLRDRRVQIGGGAVLLLLVGLLIFLLWPSGEPPAEKQAQPVVKKKIVRKAGELPPPKEEEPAKPEYVVAWEPFWVEQTDQQGNIRFLVCKFAAVTESERLSWEIGTKKVVLRDAIFYYLRNKSLLFLTEKTNVETLKSDLLAVINQYLDNGQLQDLLIENYLVK, encoded by the coding sequence ATGTTGCTGATGTTAGACGACGACCCTTTGGGCGGCGAGGCCGGCGACAGCACCCAGCTTGACACCGAAGAGCTGCAGCCTGTGGATGCGTCTGCGGGCGGTGACGAAAAGGTTGAACTTGACCTTGAGGATGCTCCTTTTCTGGAAGAAGAAGAGGAGCCGGTGGAAGAGCCCCCTTCCGATGACGGCGGTGACGGTTCGCTGGATATCGACGCGGACGGCGGCGGAAAAAGAAAAAGCGGATTCAGCGCTGCTGCGCTGCTGCGCGACAGGCGTGTGCAGATAGGCGGCGGTGCCGTCTTGCTTCTGCTCGTCGGGCTGCTTATCTTTCTGTTATGGCCATCGGGCGAACCGCCCGCAGAAAAGCAGGCGCAGCCCGTGGTCAAAAAAAAGATTGTCCGCAAGGCGGGTGAGCTGCCCCCCCCGAAAGAAGAAGAACCTGCAAAGCCGGAGTATGTGGTTGCGTGGGAGCCTTTCTGGGTTGAACAGACAGACCAGCAGGGAAATATCCGTTTTCTGGTCTGCAAGTTTGCCGCCGTTACCGAAAGCGAAAGGCTTTCGTGGGAAATCGGCACAAAGAAAGTCGTTCTGCGCGATGCAATCTTTTATTACCTGCGCAACAAATCGCTTCTGTTCCTGACGGAAAAAACCAACGTGGAAACGCTGAAAAGCGATCTGCTTGCCGTAATCAACCAGTATCTGGACAATGGTCAGCTTCAGGACTTGCTTATAGAAAACTATCTGGTGAAATAA
- a CDS encoding tRNA dihydrouridine synthase: MMKVSRESCFDAASVVPGVPSGFAQPVVSDGLTVLPAGGDAPWLAPLAGFTDLAFRLLCREFGARVVCSEMVSAKGLVYRSPGTHALLETCPQDAPMVLQLFGNEVPIMDAAMRELVDKGYRWFDLNMGCSVRKVVKTGCGAGMLRDVPNAVRVARAMTAVAGAGRVGFKFRLGWEQGAQVCMDLARRLEDAGAGWLTLHPRFARQGFSGTADWDALARLKEHVTIPVIASGDLFTAGDAVRCMRASGVDGVMFARGALANPAVFEDFSAMMSGGEQPQPDPERTVRIIRRHVALARALCADKTALFKMRTFVPRYVRQFPGARALRNHLASCLTWEGLDHLLDTFFERWRAQGAPMLDDGACRVQTAPAGDDQCM, translated from the coding sequence ATGATGAAGGTTTCCCGCGAGTCTTGTTTTGATGCGGCATCAGTGGTGCCCGGCGTGCCGTCCGGTTTTGCACAGCCCGTGGTTTCTGACGGGCTGACGGTGCTGCCCGCCGGCGGTGATGCCCCGTGGCTTGCCCCGCTTGCCGGATTCACCGATCTGGCGTTTCGCCTGCTGTGCCGTGAATTCGGCGCGCGTGTTGTCTGTTCCGAGATGGTCAGCGCCAAGGGGCTGGTATACCGGAGTCCGGGTACGCATGCTCTGCTGGAAACCTGTCCGCAGGACGCGCCCATGGTGCTGCAGCTGTTCGGCAACGAGGTGCCCATCATGGATGCGGCCATGCGCGAACTGGTGGACAAGGGATACCGCTGGTTTGACCTCAACATGGGCTGCTCTGTGCGCAAGGTGGTCAAAACCGGCTGCGGCGCGGGTATGCTGCGCGATGTGCCCAATGCTGTCCGCGTGGCCCGTGCCATGACGGCCGTGGCGGGGGCGGGCCGTGTGGGGTTCAAGTTCCGGCTGGGCTGGGAACAGGGGGCACAGGTCTGCATGGACCTTGCCCGCAGGCTGGAGGACGCCGGAGCTGGCTGGCTTACCCTGCATCCGCGGTTTGCCCGGCAGGGATTCAGCGGGACGGCGGACTGGGATGCGCTGGCGCGTCTCAAGGAGCATGTGACTATTCCCGTCATTGCCAGCGGCGACCTGTTTACCGCCGGAGATGCTGTGCGCTGCATGCGTGCCAGCGGGGTGGACGGAGTCATGTTTGCCCGCGGGGCACTGGCCAATCCTGCCGTGTTCGAAGATTTTTCCGCCATGATGTCCGGCGGTGAGCAGCCGCAGCCCGACCCTGAAAGGACTGTGCGCATCATACGTCGGCATGTGGCGCTGGCAAGGGCGCTGTGCGCCGACAAAACAGCGCTGTTCAAAATGCGGACTTTTGTGCCCCGCTATGTACGGCAGTTTCCCGGAGCGCGTGCGCTGCGCAACCATCTGGCCTCGTGCCTGACATGGGAAGGGCTGGACCATCTGCTGGATACTTTTTTTGAGCGGTGGCGGGCGCAGGGCGCGCCCATGCTGGATGACGGTGCATGCCGTGTTCAGACCGCCCCCGCGGGAGACGATCAATGCATGTAA
- the ispH gene encoding 4-hydroxy-3-methylbut-2-enyl diphosphate reductase codes for MHVKRAATAGFCMGVGLALKKLDRELDNNAKDIATLGPIIHNPQVLRRYEQKGVRCYTDPAEARSGQRVVIRAHGIPEETERALAAAGVDLVDATCPKVKRAQLGIARQREKGRTLLLFGEHDHPEVQGLLSYAGEGAVVFGSLEELQNGPLEDDRHYFLAAQTTQDKHAFTSVIEWVRRRFGDHVPVLDTICDATRERQDEAIAIARSVDVMVVVGGFASGNTRRLAEVAQAQGVPTYHVETPDQLPLDAIRGYGAAGLTAGASTPKSIIDETQKLLESL; via the coding sequence ATGCATGTAAAACGTGCGGCCACTGCCGGTTTTTGCATGGGCGTGGGACTTGCCCTGAAAAAACTGGACAGGGAACTTGATAATAACGCGAAAGATATAGCCACGCTCGGCCCTATCATTCATAATCCACAGGTGCTCAGACGCTACGAGCAAAAGGGCGTGCGCTGTTATACCGACCCTGCGGAAGCCCGTTCCGGGCAGCGGGTCGTCATACGGGCGCACGGTATTCCCGAAGAAACGGAAAGAGCGCTTGCCGCGGCGGGGGTCGATCTGGTGGACGCCACCTGTCCCAAGGTCAAGCGTGCGCAGCTGGGCATAGCAAGACAGCGGGAAAAAGGCCGTACGCTGTTGTTGTTCGGCGAGCATGACCATCCTGAAGTTCAGGGACTGCTGAGCTACGCCGGAGAGGGCGCCGTGGTTTTCGGTTCGCTGGAGGAACTGCAGAACGGTCCGCTGGAAGATGACCGGCATTATTTTCTGGCAGCCCAGACCACGCAGGATAAACATGCCTTTACAAGTGTGATAGAATGGGTGCGCCGTCGTTTCGGCGACCATGTGCCCGTGCTGGACACCATCTGCGATGCCACCCGCGAACGGCAGGACGAAGCCATAGCCATTGCGCGCAGTGTGGATGTGATGGTGGTGGTGGGCGGATTTGCCAGCGGTAACACGCGGCGGCTGGCCGAGGTGGCACAGGCTCAGGGTGTGCCCACATACCATGTGGAAACGCCGGACCAGTTGCCTCTGGACGCCATACGCGGGTATGGTGCGGCCGGACTTACTGCCGGGGCTTCCACACCCAAGAGTATTATTGACGAGACCCAGAAATTGTTGGAGTCTTTGTAA
- a CDS encoding chemotaxis protein, translating to MSQTNILLEAGTNELEIVEFYLDEVTNNPDEPPYRGYYGVNVAKVLEIIRMPKVTEMPEVQHRSVLGAFNLRNQIIPLVDLSMWLGKQRAGEEPPKVVVTEFNNVTTAFQVSGVNRIHRISWEEVEPPNRYVASLSNNSITGVVKMEGRIIFILDLERIVASMNPDLALKLDEAVDWEANTGYRALIADDSGLIREMLKDLLQKAKFEVEAVNNGREAWDRLVELKAKGEEEGRPVTDYVQVLVTDIEMPSMDGHNLCKRVKDDPALRMLPVILFSSLITDKLRHKGTSVGADDQISKPEVTHLARRAQALIEAIGTE from the coding sequence ATGTCGCAGACAAATATCCTGCTTGAGGCGGGCACCAATGAACTGGAAATCGTCGAATTCTATCTGGATGAAGTGACGAACAATCCGGATGAGCCGCCTTACAGGGGGTATTACGGTGTAAACGTTGCCAAAGTGCTGGAAATAATCCGTATGCCCAAGGTGACGGAAATGCCCGAGGTGCAGCATCGTTCGGTGCTGGGGGCATTCAACCTGCGTAACCAGATCATTCCGCTGGTGGACCTGAGCATGTGGCTGGGTAAACAGCGTGCGGGAGAAGAACCCCCCAAGGTTGTGGTGACGGAATTCAATAATGTCACCACGGCATTTCAGGTTTCAGGGGTGAACCGCATTCACCGCATCAGCTGGGAAGAGGTGGAACCGCCCAACAGGTATGTGGCCAGCCTGTCCAACAATTCCATTACCGGCGTGGTCAAGATGGAAGGGCGCATCATCTTCATTCTTGATCTTGAGCGTATTGTGGCCAGCATGAACCCCGATCTTGCCCTGAAGCTTGATGAAGCCGTGGACTGGGAGGCGAACACCGGCTACAGAGCTCTCATCGCCGATGATTCCGGTCTGATCCGCGAGATGCTCAAGGACCTGCTGCAAAAAGCTAAATTTGAGGTGGAGGCCGTGAACAACGGCCGCGAGGCATGGGACCGGCTGGTGGAACTGAAAGCAAAAGGCGAAGAAGAGGGCCGTCCTGTCACCGACTATGTGCAGGTGCTTGTCACCGACATTGAAATGCCCAGCATGGACGGACACAATCTGTGCAAACGCGTGAAGGATGACCCCGCGCTGCGCATGCTGCCTGTTATTCTGTTCTCATCGCTGATTACAGACAAGCTGCGGCACAAGGGCACTTCGGTGGGGGCCGACGACCAGATTTCCAAGCCTGAGGTGACACACCTCGCCCGCCGTGCACAGGCACTTATCGAGGCCATCGGCACGGAATAA